One region of Triticum aestivum cultivar Chinese Spring chromosome 6B, IWGSC CS RefSeq v2.1, whole genome shotgun sequence genomic DNA includes:
- the LOC123134976 gene encoding E3 ubiquitin-protein ligase PUB23, protein MEGSSVEVPPYFLCPISLEIMRDPVTLATGITYDRCSIERWLSDGHATCPVTQQKLAEADREATPNHTLRRLTQAWCALHAVERFPTPRLPLDAARVAQIVEEGHGAGRQQELAALREIKAIVAESDRNRRCVEATPGAVEFLVSVVRNHATASKSAEDLLELSLDSPTSTSSPEEDALSVICSLKPSKKSLVRILEENGDFLDTLVYMLRRPSYRSRCYGILLLKAMVSVMEPARLMAVRTEVVQELVRVVSDRVSAKAVKAALNVLCRLCPWGRNRVKAVEAGAMTVLVELLLDEGGRHPTELAVVAIDHLCGCAEGRSDLVAHPAGLAIVAKKAMRVSLTTTESAVRAVHAVARHSPTPAVLQEMLAVGVVAKLLLVLQVDAGERARAKAKELLKMHARVWKDSPCMQAHLKARYPC, encoded by the coding sequence ATGGAAGGGTCGTCGGTGGAGGTGCCGCCGTACTTCCTGTGCCCCATCTCGCTGGAGATCATGCGGGACCCCGTCACGCTCGCCACCGGCATCACCTACGACCGCTGCAGCATCGAGCGCTGGCTCTCCGACGGCCACGCCACCTGCCCCGTCACGCAGCAAAAGCTCGCCGAGGCCGACCGGGAGGCCACGCCaaaccacacgctccgccgcctcACCCAGGCCTGGTGCGCCCTGCACGCCGTCGAGCGCTTCCCCACCCCGCGCCTGCCCCTTgacgccgcccgcgtcgcccagatcgTCGAAGAGGGCCACGGTGCGGGCCGGCAGCAGGAGCTGGCCGCGCTCCGGGAGATCAAGGCCATCGTCGCTGAGAGCGACCGCAACAGGCGCTGCGTCGAGGCCACGCCCGGGGCCGTCGAGTTCCTCGTCTCCGTCGTCAGGAACCATGCCACCGCGTCCAAGTCGGCAGAAGATCTGTTAGAACTTTCGCTGGATTCCCCCACGTCCACGAGCTCGCCGGAGGAGGACGCGCTCAGCGTCATCTGCTCGCTCAAGCCGTCCAAGAAGAGCCTGGTCCGGATCCTCGAGGAAAACGGAGACTTCCTGGACACCCTGGTGTACATGCTGCGGCGACCCAGCTACCGGTCCCGCTGCTACGGCATCCTCCTGCTGAAGGCGATGGTGTCGGTCATGGAGCCGGCGCGTCTCATGGCCGTGAGAACCGAGGTGGTGCAGGAGCTGGTGCGCGTGGTGTCCGACAGGGTGTCCGCCAAGGCCGTGAAGGCCGCGCTGAACGTGCTGTGCCGGCTGTGCCCATGGGGCCGGAACCGCGTCAAGGCCGTGGAGGCCGGCGCGATGACTGTGCTGGTGGAGCTTCTCCTCGACGAGGGGGGCCGGCACCCCACCGAGCTGGCCGTGGTGGCCATCGACCACCTCTGCGGTTGTGCGGAGGGGCGGTCGGACCTGGTGGCGCACCCGGCGGGGCTGGCAATCGTGGCCAAGAAGGCCATGCGGGTGTCGCTGACAACCACCGAGAGCGCGGTGCGCGCTGTGCACGCTGTGGCgaggcactcgccgacgccggccgTGCTGCAGGAGATGCTGGCCGTCGGGGTGGTGGCGAAGCTGCTGCTAGTTCTACAGGTGGACGCTGGCGAGCGGGCCAGGGCCAAGGCCAAGGAGCTGCTCAAGATGCACGCTAGGGTTTGGAAGGACTCCCCATGCATGCAAGCGCACCTCAAGGCGCGTTACCCTTGCTGA